The Nitrosomonas communis genome has a segment encoding these proteins:
- a CDS encoding heavy metal translocating P-type ATPase — MTHGHHEHVQHDHNLHTNHGDIATDPVCGMPVDSHTAKHRAEHNEHTYYFCSDHCHDKFVAEPDIYLADKPPPVREFTSNAIYTCPMHPQIRQAGPGSCPICGMALEPAEASLDDAPNPELVDMTRRFWIGLILTTPIFILEMGGHLIGLTHLISTQTSNWVQLSLATPVVLWAGWPFFVRGWQSIKNRALNMFTLIALGTGVAWLYSIVATIAPDLFPDTFRSRDGAVAVYFEASAVITVLVLLGQVLELRARERTSGAIKALLDLSPVTARRLSDDDAEKEINLDQVVIGDRLRVRPGDRIPVDGKVIEGSSNVDESMVTGESMPVRKQPGNNVIGGTINGQGSFVMRAERIGRDTMLAQIVRMVSQAQRSRAPIQRLADIVASWFVPAVILIAVLAFAAWSVWGPPPAMGYALIVAVSVLIIACPCALGLATPMSIMVGVGRGATEGILIKNAESLELMEKIDTIVIDKTGTLTEGRPKVTAIRTVDNINETELLRLAASLEQGSEHPLAAAIVNAAKERSISLIKITDFDSPTGKGVLGTVDDHRIVLGNANFLAEQGIEAGVLKPEADILRQDGATAIFVAIDGMAAGIVAIADPIKESTPAAIDALHAAGIRIVMLTGDNRTTAEAVARRLGIDEVDAEVLPDQKAAVVARLRKRGRVVAMAGDGVNDAPALATADVGIAMGTGTDVAIESAGITLLRGDLLGIVRARHLSEATMRNIRQNLFFAFFYNTAGIPIATGVLYPFLGILLSPIFAAAAMALSSVSVISNALRLRVVKL, encoded by the coding sequence ATGACTCACGGCCATCATGAGCATGTACAGCATGACCACAATCTTCACACGAATCACGGTGATATAGCGACCGATCCCGTCTGTGGTATGCCGGTTGATTCACATACAGCGAAGCATCGCGCTGAGCATAATGAACATACTTATTATTTCTGCTCTGATCACTGCCACGACAAATTCGTGGCCGAACCCGATATCTATTTAGCGGATAAACCCCCACCAGTCAGGGAATTCACATCCAACGCTATCTATACTTGTCCGATGCATCCACAAATCCGGCAAGCCGGGCCGGGAAGCTGTCCGATCTGTGGCATGGCATTGGAGCCGGCAGAGGCATCGCTCGACGATGCGCCTAATCCGGAACTCGTCGATATGACTCGTCGCTTCTGGATTGGCCTCATATTAACCACACCGATTTTCATTTTGGAAATGGGCGGACATTTAATTGGGCTGACACACTTAATATCTACGCAGACTTCCAATTGGGTGCAATTATCATTAGCAACACCTGTCGTCTTGTGGGCAGGATGGCCATTCTTCGTACGCGGCTGGCAATCAATCAAAAATCGCGCACTCAACATGTTCACACTGATCGCGCTGGGTACCGGTGTCGCTTGGCTCTATAGTATCGTCGCAACTATCGCACCTGATCTCTTTCCTGATACTTTCCGAAGCCGTGATGGAGCAGTCGCAGTTTATTTCGAAGCCTCGGCAGTCATCACCGTGTTGGTGCTATTGGGTCAGGTACTGGAATTGCGAGCACGCGAACGCACCTCTGGCGCGATTAAAGCCTTGCTCGACTTATCGCCTGTTACAGCTCGTCGTCTGAGTGATGACGATGCAGAAAAGGAAATCAACCTGGATCAAGTAGTGATAGGTGATCGCCTGCGGGTCCGTCCCGGCGACCGCATACCCGTCGATGGTAAGGTGATCGAAGGTAGCTCGAATGTTGACGAGTCGATGGTAACTGGTGAATCCATGCCGGTTCGCAAGCAGCCCGGCAACAATGTGATCGGTGGCACCATCAATGGGCAGGGTAGTTTCGTGATGCGCGCCGAGAGAATTGGCCGTGACACAATGTTGGCACAGATCGTTCGTATGGTATCGCAAGCTCAGCGCTCGCGCGCCCCCATTCAGCGTTTAGCAGACATTGTTGCCAGCTGGTTCGTTCCTGCAGTCATTCTGATCGCCGTACTCGCCTTTGCCGCCTGGTCAGTCTGGGGGCCGCCGCCAGCCATGGGTTATGCCTTGATCGTAGCTGTCAGCGTGCTCATCATCGCTTGTCCATGTGCATTGGGTTTGGCCACACCGATGTCGATCATGGTCGGCGTCGGGCGGGGTGCGACCGAAGGTATTCTGATCAAAAATGCCGAATCATTGGAGCTTATGGAAAAGATCGACACTATCGTGATCGACAAAACTGGCACGCTGACCGAAGGTAGGCCTAAGGTGACGGCAATTCGTACTGTAGATAATATCAACGAAACTGAACTGCTGCGTCTCGCAGCCAGCCTGGAGCAAGGAAGCGAGCACCCTTTAGCTGCTGCCATCGTTAATGCAGCTAAAGAGCGATCGATCTCGCTTATAAAGATAACCGACTTCGACTCGCCGACCGGCAAGGGTGTGCTTGGTACTGTCGACGATCATCGGATTGTACTTGGCAACGCAAACTTCCTGGCAGAACAAGGTATCGAAGCCGGCGTGCTAAAACCGGAAGCTGATATCCTTCGCCAGGATGGGGCAACAGCGATTTTCGTGGCGATCGATGGGATGGCTGCTGGTATAGTTGCCATCGCTGATCCCATAAAGGAATCGACCCCTGCTGCTATCGATGCCTTGCATGCCGCAGGAATTCGCATCGTCATGCTAACCGGTGACAACCGTACGACAGCTGAGGCTGTTGCCCGTCGCCTCGGTATCGACGAGGTCGATGCGGAAGTACTTCCTGACCAGAAGGCAGCAGTTGTAGCACGATTACGCAAGCGCGGACGCGTGGTTGCAATGGCAGGCGATGGCGTCAATGATGCCCCAGCGTTAGCTACTGCCGATGTGGGTATCGCCATGGGCACGGGCACCGATGTCGCTATCGAAAGCGCGGGTATCACCTTGCTACGCGGCGATCTGCTAGGCATCGTCCGGGCGCGACACTTGTCTGAGGCGACAATGCGTAATATTCGCCAGAATCTGTTCTTCGCCTTCTTCTACAATACGGCTGGCATACCGATCGCAACCGGAGTACTTTATCCGTTCCTCGGCATCTTGCTCTCACCAATTTTTGCTGCGGCAGCAATGGCGCTATCTTCAGTCAGCGTGATCAGTAATGCATTGCGGCTACGCGTAGTCAAACTGTAG
- a CDS encoding four-helix bundle copper-binding protein, which produces MAHLTDPKMKACVEACNQCYQMCLHEAMNHCLETGGEHIAPDHFRLMMSCAEICQTSTNLMLIRSPFSSQLCRVCAEICEACASSCEKLDMEECARTCRECAKSCREMAG; this is translated from the coding sequence ATGGCTCATTTAACTGATCCCAAAATGAAAGCATGTGTAGAAGCCTGTAATCAATGTTATCAAATGTGCTTGCATGAAGCGATGAACCACTGCCTGGAAACAGGCGGTGAGCATATTGCACCCGATCATTTCCGCTTGATGATGAGTTGTGCTGAAATCTGCCAGACCTCAACCAATTTGATGCTGATCCGCTCACCTTTCAGCTCTCAGCTTTGTCGAGTCTGCGCTGAAATCTGCGAAGCCTGTGCCAGTAGTTGTGAAAAGCTCGACATGGAGGAGTGTGCCAGAACTTGCCGTGAATGTGCCAAAAGTTGTAGAGAAATGGCTGGGTAG
- a CDS encoding DUF421 domain-containing protein, with translation MNKIFFDSWDSILRTLVITILAYVVLIFLLRISGKRTLSKMNAFDFIVTIALGSTLATVLLNKSVSLADGVLALSLLIGLQFLITFFSVRSKRVSKLVKSIPTLLVYKGDLLQDAMRKERVNADEIYAILREKGISSIQDVDAVILETDGSLNVIKCIEKNLKSDVMQPVKAPPDIQ, from the coding sequence ATGAATAAAATCTTCTTTGATAGTTGGGATAGCATTCTACGCACACTGGTCATTACCATACTAGCTTATGTGGTACTGATCTTTCTTTTGCGCATTTCGGGCAAGCGAACTCTCTCTAAAATGAATGCCTTTGACTTCATTGTTACCATTGCCTTGGGCTCAACCCTTGCCACGGTATTGCTGAATAAATCGGTATCATTGGCAGACGGGGTGCTTGCGTTGTCCCTATTGATCGGCCTGCAGTTTCTCATCACCTTTTTCTCTGTCAGATCTAAGAGAGTTTCAAAGTTAGTAAAGTCTATACCAACTTTGCTGGTGTACAAGGGAGATTTGTTGCAGGATGCTATGCGAAAAGAAAGAGTAAATGCGGATGAGATTTATGCCATCCTCCGGGAGAAAGGCATCAGTTCCATTCAGGATGTGGATGCAGTCATACTTGAAACAGATGGCAGTTTAAATGTCATCAAGTGCATCGAAAAAAACTTGAAGTCCGATGTAATGCAGCCCGTGAAAGCACCGCCTGACATCCAATAG
- a CDS encoding DUF2254 domain-containing protein has translation MKRPQQLWIYLRSSFWFLPAIIVAASIALAAGAINVESAIESETLARWPRLFGAGAEGARQMLSTIANSMMAVVGVTFSMTLVTLTLASSQYTSRVLGSFIRNRTTQTVLGIFAGIFTYCLLVLRTIRDNGEDTFVPGIAVFLGVFFALAGIGVLILFIHHIATSIQASNIICSVAEDTIAAIKIVFPERNPHNNSKEDETLLRRLLIEAEDWEEVLAGKSGYIQSIDYEALKKLAHEKGTIIKTEHGIGNFVVKGAPLASLPRQDLLEEKTFHKVCSFYGIDSHRTIEQDPDFGIRQIVDMAVKALSPGVNDTTTVITCIDYLTSILCFLVQRNSPLRIYYEKGEPRLIRMNPTFETLLDTSFEEIRRNASGNARVIISMLDALKIIGATSPLVSHRKALGEQAKKVAELAEGSIESTHDLAAIRARLETLHIAVDPNPPANR, from the coding sequence ATGAAGAGACCCCAACAGCTATGGATTTATCTGAGATCGAGCTTCTGGTTCCTACCAGCTATAATTGTCGCAGCTAGCATTGCGCTTGCCGCAGGAGCAATTAATGTAGAATCGGCAATTGAGAGTGAAACTTTGGCCCGCTGGCCGCGCTTATTCGGTGCTGGAGCGGAAGGAGCTAGGCAGATGTTATCAACCATTGCCAATTCTATGATGGCGGTAGTGGGAGTAACTTTTTCGATGACTCTCGTAACGTTGACGCTCGCATCTAGCCAATATACCTCCCGCGTCCTCGGTAGTTTTATACGAAACCGCACTACCCAAACTGTGCTTGGCATCTTTGCAGGTATCTTTACCTATTGTCTCCTAGTATTACGGACAATCCGAGATAATGGCGAGGATACCTTTGTTCCAGGTATAGCCGTGTTTTTGGGTGTCTTTTTTGCACTTGCAGGAATTGGCGTCCTCATTCTTTTCATTCATCATATCGCAACTTCGATCCAGGCATCTAATATTATATGCTCGGTCGCAGAGGACACTATCGCTGCAATAAAGATCGTATTTCCTGAGCGTAATCCCCATAACAATTCAAAAGAAGATGAAACCCTGCTCAGGCGTTTATTAATCGAGGCAGAAGACTGGGAAGAGGTCCTTGCAGGAAAAAGCGGCTATATCCAGTCGATAGATTATGAAGCGCTAAAAAAACTCGCGCACGAAAAAGGGACAATCATAAAGACAGAGCACGGTATTGGAAATTTTGTGGTGAAGGGAGCACCGCTCGCATCTCTTCCTCGCCAAGATTTGCTTGAGGAAAAGACATTCCACAAGGTTTGTTCTTTTTACGGTATTGATAGTCACCGCACAATTGAGCAGGATCCGGATTTCGGGATTCGGCAGATCGTAGATATGGCAGTGAAAGCACTTTCGCCAGGCGTCAATGATACTACCACTGTCATAACTTGCATTGATTATCTGACCTCCATATTGTGTTTTCTGGTTCAGCGCAATTCTCCTCTCCGAATTTATTATGAAAAGGGAGAGCCACGATTGATAAGGATGAATCCAACCTTTGAGACTCTCCTTGATACTTCATTCGAAGAGATCCGTCGGAACGCAAGCGGCAATGCCAGAGTAATTATTTCTATGCTTGATGCTTTGAAGATAATTGGAGCGACAAGCCCGCTTGTTTCTCACAGAAAGGCGTTAGGTGAGCAAGCAAAGAAAGTTGCCGAGCTAGCAGAGGGTAGTATCGAGTCTACACATGACCTTGCGGCAATTCGTGCTCGATTAGAGACCCTACACATTGCTGTTGACCCAAATCCTCCTGCTAATCGATAA
- a CDS encoding ISNCY-like element ISNco1 family transposase, giving the protein MRVVQNTQMELGEIDVSHIKFDLRSRDDIPKILRGLQHLYLDEALCHKVFALLESEIAPKVDKHNGRPGMTLWSVLVCGVLRLDLNADYDRLHELVNQHRTLRAMLGHSLYDEDKQYAYQTLVDNVSLFTPELLDRLNQIIVEGGHILIKKDESALRGRCDSFVVETDVHFLTDINLLGDALRKAITLTARWCESQHLSDWRQYRYNLRQLKRLMRNAQSKKRRKAADQQSNLQTIQAYQAYIEQAQCYVKKIQTTLTKLATTATRELLQKIEIEDYLQHAKRQIDQIERRVIKGEIIPHQEKVFSIFEPHTEWVSKGKAGVPVELGVKVCILEDQHQFILHHHVMERQTDDQIAVNMVTQAKKRFPILNACSFDKGFHSPANQAELAQHLEQVTLPKKGKLSKERKAIEQMEEFVKARRAHSAVESAINALQVHGLDKCLDHGMGGFKRYVALAIVARNIRRIGDILWQQDVERERKAIKRHLKHQQAA; this is encoded by the coding sequence ATGCGCGTAGTGCAAAATACCCAGATGGAATTAGGTGAAATTGATGTATCCCACATCAAATTTGACTTGAGATCACGAGATGATATTCCGAAGATACTGCGCGGCTTACAGCACCTGTACCTGGATGAGGCATTGTGCCACAAAGTTTTTGCCTTACTGGAAAGTGAAATTGCCCCCAAGGTGGATAAGCACAATGGTCGTCCTGGCATGACCCTATGGAGTGTCCTGGTATGTGGCGTATTACGGCTGGACTTAAATGCTGATTATGACCGTCTGCACGAATTGGTCAACCAGCACAGGACCTTGCGCGCAATGTTGGGGCATAGTCTGTACGATGAAGACAAGCAATATGCCTATCAAACCCTGGTGGATAATGTCAGTTTGTTCACGCCAGAATTGCTGGACAGATTAAACCAGATCATCGTCGAGGGAGGGCATATCCTCATAAAAAAGGACGAAAGCGCCCTGCGTGGGCGGTGCGACTCCTTTGTGGTTGAAACCGATGTGCATTTTCTAACCGACATCAACTTATTGGGGGATGCCCTGCGCAAAGCGATTACGCTGACGGCGCGCTGGTGCGAAAGCCAGCACTTAAGCGACTGGCGGCAATATCGCTACAATCTACGTCAATTAAAACGACTTATGCGCAATGCACAGAGCAAGAAGCGCCGCAAAGCCGCAGACCAACAAAGCAACCTACAAACGATTCAAGCGTATCAGGCCTATATTGAGCAAGCCCAATGTTACGTGAAAAAAATTCAAACCACCTTAACCAAGCTGGCTACAACTGCTACGCGCGAGTTGCTGCAAAAGATTGAAATTGAAGACTACCTCCAACATGCCAAGCGCCAAATAGACCAAATTGAGCGTCGTGTTATCAAAGGCGAAATCATTCCTCACCAGGAAAAAGTATTCTCCATTTTTGAACCCCACACCGAATGGGTCAGTAAAGGCAAAGCCGGTGTGCCTGTCGAGTTAGGCGTCAAAGTGTGCATTCTGGAAGACCAGCATCAATTCATCTTGCACCATCACGTAATGGAAAGACAAACCGATGATCAAATTGCGGTAAACATGGTCACGCAAGCTAAAAAACGCTTTCCCATACTCAATGCCTGCAGCTTCGATAAAGGTTTTCATTCACCTGCTAACCAGGCTGAATTAGCCCAACATCTTGAGCAGGTTACGCTGCCCAAAAAAGGCAAACTATCCAAAGAGCGCAAAGCAATAGAACAAATGGAAGAATTTGTTAAAGCCCGTCGTGCGCACTCAGCAGTAGAGTCAGCAATCAATGCGCTGCAGGTGCACGGACTAGACAAATGCCTAGATCATGGCATGGGTGGTTTTAAACGTTACGTTGCACTGGCTATTGTCGCCAGAAATATCCGCCGAATAGGTGATATTCTATGGCAGCAGGATGTTGAACGTGAACGTAAAGCTATAAAACGTCATTTAAAGCACCAACAAGCAGCTTAA
- a CDS encoding mechanosensitive ion channel family protein: MGVRLVGINAENGIKLLFTIAFITLVLILSRLVRRYTSRILKGRDERFIFWVRQGIAVGTSIFLILGLVSIWFDDPVRLATGVGLVTAGLAFALQKVITAVAGYVVILYGKTFNVGDRITMGGVRGDVIALGFTQTTIMEMGQPPPVQNAEPAMWVQSRQYTGRIVTVSNARIFDEPVYNYTKEFPYIWEEISIPIKFDADYHRAEHILLQIANHRTVSISSLGQESLQEMERRYFMKRVDMKPKVYYRLTDNWLELTVRFIARDFGIRELKDQMSRDILKAMDEAQIGIASTTYEIVGLPPVRIKRVPP; the protein is encoded by the coding sequence TTGGGTGTCCGACTGGTCGGCATCAATGCCGAGAATGGGATAAAGCTTCTTTTTACCATCGCTTTCATTACACTTGTGCTTATTTTGTCCCGGCTTGTCAGGCGCTACACATCTCGTATTCTTAAAGGCAGGGATGAGCGCTTCATATTTTGGGTTCGGCAAGGGATTGCGGTAGGTACAAGTATCTTTCTAATCCTGGGTTTGGTCTCTATATGGTTCGACGATCCGGTACGCTTGGCTACTGGCGTTGGGCTTGTTACTGCGGGTCTTGCATTCGCATTGCAGAAAGTTATTACTGCTGTAGCTGGCTATGTCGTTATACTATATGGCAAGACTTTTAACGTTGGTGATCGTATAACGATGGGCGGAGTCCGTGGCGACGTAATTGCTCTAGGGTTTACGCAAACCACGATTATGGAGATGGGCCAGCCCCCGCCTGTGCAAAATGCTGAGCCAGCTATGTGGGTTCAAAGCCGCCAATACACCGGACGAATAGTCACAGTCAGTAACGCTCGCATTTTTGATGAACCCGTGTATAACTACACCAAGGAATTTCCTTATATCTGGGAGGAAATAAGTATCCCAATCAAATTCGATGCGGACTACCATCGAGCCGAACATATTTTGCTGCAAATTGCTAATCATCGAACGGTCTCTATTAGTTCTCTCGGCCAAGAGTCGCTTCAGGAGATGGAACGCCGCTATTTTATGAAACGAGTAGACATGAAACCTAAAGTCTACTACAGGCTCACGGATAATTGGCTTGAATTAACCGTTCGCTTTATCGCTCGCGATTTCGGTATTCGAGAATTAAAGGATCAAATGAGTCGCGATATTTTAAAAGCGATGGATGAAGCACAAATTGGTATCGCTTCTACTACCTACGAAATTGTTGGGTTGCCGCCTGTTCGAATAAAGCGAGTTCCGCCTTGA
- a CDS encoding transposase translates to MLTEKSYQYYNCWDKITVGNKDNCDPVPELTRSLFGKLSGDRGYISQPLFEQLREQGVQLVSKPTQEHEKQAVAAV, encoded by the coding sequence ATGCTCACTGAAAAAAGTTATCAATATTACAACTGCTGGGATAAAATCACGGTGGGCAATAAGGATAACTGTGATCCAGTACCAGAGTTGACGCGCTCCTTATTTGGCAAACTCTCTGGTGATCGGGGCTATATTTCGCAGCCACTCTTTGAGCAACTCCGGGAGCAAGGTGTGCAGCTCGTTTCCAAGCCTACGCAAGAGCATGAAAAACAAGCTGTTGCCGCTGTTTGA